One window from the genome of Pseudonocardia hierapolitana encodes:
- a CDS encoding DEDD exonuclease domain-containing protein — protein sequence MPARSPQLTFDELGTPLREVTFVVLDLETTGGSAGNDSITEIGAVKVRAGERIGELATLVDPGTGVPPGIVALTGITSAMITGAPRLPQVLPSVLEFLRGAVLVAHNAPFDAGFLRAACERHGQVWPRPPVLCTARLARAVLSHDEAPSVRLGALAELFGTATRPTHRALADARATVEVLHRLLERVGNLGVQSLEELLALAKESAPHRPTQQQRRKRVLAEGVPSAPGVYLFRGPRDEVLYVGTSGDLQRRVRSYFTSGERRRRVRDMVAIAERVDTVVCAHALEASVRELRLIAAHHPRYNRRSKRPNHTWWVVPTAEAFPRLSVVTSPRDGALGPFPSRRSAAAAVDTVLDVVPLRPCTQRIPAKGASAAPCVLYEMGRCAAPCAGLQTPEEYAPAVRALSDLVDGRDDAPLRSVAAEIDALAARERFETAARRRDQLAALIVGLGRSQRLTALASLPELVGARPDGNRGWEIAVVRYGRLAAAGVARRGVGPMPVIDALRLGAQTILPGPGPLRGAPVEEVRLLHRWLTTGGTRLVASEPAWTEPARGAGGWRAWAERARPLEVDS from the coding sequence GTGCCTGCCCGGTCGCCCCAGCTGACGTTCGACGAGCTCGGCACCCCGCTGCGCGAGGTCACGTTCGTCGTGCTCGACCTGGAGACCACGGGCGGGTCGGCGGGCAACGACTCGATCACCGAGATCGGTGCGGTGAAGGTGCGGGCAGGCGAGCGGATCGGCGAGCTCGCCACGCTCGTCGACCCGGGCACCGGCGTGCCGCCCGGCATCGTCGCGCTCACCGGCATCACCTCCGCGATGATCACGGGGGCGCCCCGGCTGCCGCAGGTGCTCCCGTCCGTGCTGGAGTTCCTGCGCGGCGCCGTGCTGGTCGCCCACAACGCCCCCTTCGACGCCGGGTTCCTGCGTGCGGCGTGCGAGCGGCACGGCCAGGTGTGGCCGCGCCCGCCCGTGCTGTGCACGGCGCGGCTCGCCCGTGCCGTGCTGTCCCACGACGAAGCGCCGAGCGTCCGCCTCGGCGCACTCGCCGAGCTGTTCGGCACGGCCACGCGCCCCACCCACCGCGCACTCGCCGACGCCCGCGCCACCGTCGAGGTCCTGCACCGCTTGCTGGAACGCGTCGGCAACCTCGGTGTGCAGAGCCTCGAGGAGCTGCTCGCGCTCGCGAAGGAGTCCGCGCCGCACCGGCCCACCCAGCAGCAGCGGCGCAAGCGGGTGCTCGCCGAGGGGGTGCCGTCGGCGCCCGGGGTGTACCTGTTCCGCGGGCCCCGGGACGAGGTGCTGTACGTCGGCACCAGCGGCGACCTGCAACGGCGCGTCCGCAGCTACTTCACCTCGGGTGAGCGGCGCAGGCGGGTGCGGGACATGGTGGCGATCGCCGAGCGCGTCGACACCGTCGTCTGCGCCCATGCCCTCGAGGCCTCGGTGCGGGAGCTGCGCCTCATCGCGGCGCACCACCCCCGCTACAACCGCCGTTCCAAGCGCCCGAACCACACGTGGTGGGTGGTCCCCACGGCCGAGGCGTTCCCGCGGCTGTCCGTCGTCACCTCGCCCCGCGACGGCGCCCTCGGGCCGTTCCCGTCCCGGCGGTCGGCGGCCGCGGCCGTCGACACCGTGCTCGACGTCGTGCCGCTGCGCCCGTGCACCCAGCGGATCCCGGCGAAGGGCGCCTCGGCCGCACCGTGCGTGCTGTACGAGATGGGCCGCTGCGCGGCACCGTGCGCGGGGCTGCAGACACCCGAGGAGTACGCGCCCGCCGTCCGCGCGCTGTCGGACCTGGTCGACGGCCGCGACGACGCGCCGCTGCGCAGCGTGGCCGCCGAGATCGACGCGCTCGCGGCGAGGGAGCGCTTCGAGACCGCGGCGCGCAGGCGCGACCAGCTGGCCGCGCTGATCGTCGGGCTCGGGAGGTCGCAGCGGCTCACCGCGCTCGCCTCCTTGCCGGAGCTGGTGGGCGCCCGGCCGGACGGCAACCGCGGCTGGGAGATCGCCGTGGTGCGGTACGGGCGGCTCGCCGCCGCGGGCGTCGCCCGGCGCGGCGTCGGGCCGATGCCCGTGATCGACGCGCTGCGGCTCGGCGCCCAGACCATCCTGCCCGGCCCCGGCCCGCTGCGCGGCGCGCCCGTGGAGGAGGTCCGCTTGCTGCACCGGTGGCTCACCACCGGGGGCACGCGCCTCGTCGCGAGCGAACCGGCGTGGACCGAACCCGCCCGCGGTGCGGGCGGCTGGCGGGCGTGGGCGGAGCGGGCCAGGCCGCTGGAAGTGGACTCCTAG